From Symphalangus syndactylus isolate Jambi chromosome X, NHGRI_mSymSyn1-v2.1_pri, whole genome shotgun sequence, the proteins below share one genomic window:
- the LOC129475821 gene encoding ferritin light chain-like, which produces MSSQIRQNYSTDVDAAVNSLVNLYLQASCTYLSLGFYFNRHHVALEGVSHFFRELAEEKCEGYERLLKMQNQRGSHAIFQDIKKPAEDEWGKTPDAMKASMALEKKLNQALLDLHALGSARTDPHLCDFLESHFLDEKVRFIKKMGDHLTNLHRLAGREAGLGE; this is translated from the coding sequence ATGAGCTCCCAGATTCGTCAGAATTATTCCACTGACGTGGACGCAGCCGTCAACAGCCTGGTCAATTTGTACCTGCAGGCCTCCTGCACCTACCTCTCTCTGGGCTTCTATTTCAACCGCCATCATGTGGCTCTggaaggcgtgagccacttcttCCGCGAATTGGCCGAGGAAAAGTGCGAGGGCTACGAGCGTCTCCTGAAGATGCAAAACCAGCGTGGCAGCCATGCTATCTTCCAGGACATCAAGAAGCCAGCTGAAGATGAGTGGGGTAAAACCCCAGACGCTATGAAAGCCTCCATGGCCCTGGAGAAAAAACTGAATCAGGCTCTTTTGGATCTTCATGCCCTGGGTTCTGCTCGCACCGACCCCCATCTCTGTGACTTCCTGGAGAGTCACTTCCTAGATGAGAAAGTGAGGTTCATCAAGAAGATGGGTGACCACCTGACCAACCTCCACAGGCTGGCCGGccgggaggctgggctgggcgaGTAA